In the genome of Oncorhynchus clarkii lewisi isolate Uvic-CL-2024 chromosome 4, UVic_Ocla_1.0, whole genome shotgun sequence, one region contains:
- the LOC139406979 gene encoding LOW QUALITY PROTEIN: TATA box-binding protein-associated factor RNA polymerase I subunit A (The sequence of the model RefSeq protein was modified relative to this genomic sequence to represent the inferred CDS: inserted 1 base in 1 codon) yields the protein MDDLESELRVPGEERGENESSDDDESINRKPIKKPNLPLAPPLFKETPRETGFHKTTRNCLQHIREVLLHHRWQDAAEYMASYSQTLEDTTANMPQLYAEIVWRIGTEILHHHPDSTLEDYNSFYERVKHSGVKHYLKVCLEHSFHLLVNGQFEDAKLQLSIAESWRYGKQSAGQSQRIRLIQAYSGVLDYFIWCDKKATASSTDEYDAAVNQEMHSYFRQSSVNLKEIMKLPGVWDPFVLSYIDMLEFYNDHEGAVKVLNDYAYDDSFPPNPNAHVYLYXYMKKQNHPLKKLLKVLKILHTLVPSHELMPEYCSLLVQSENEGDLQKALGVVLDLLDYSSWRSNLDVWNHLLNIIKRLRMTKQWLKIFAEEMGYRKDWWLAIHFSTFQARKDSAENRELLEVKSFVVGAFCPHYASMYCGVGKAARKGVTSEARKAKRNPKPLKNIRRLRRERGQQSQD from the exons AGACACCCCGTGAGACTGGCTTTCACAAGACCACAAGGAACTGCCTCCAGCACATCAGGGAGGTCTTGCTGCACCATAGATGGCAGGATGCCGCAGAGTACATGGCCAGTTACTCACAGACACTGGAGGATACCACCGCAAACATGCCACAACTCTACGCTGAG ATCGTTTGGAGGATAGGCACAGAGATACTACACCACCATCCCGACTCGACGCTGGAAGACTACAACAGTTTCTATGAGCGAGTGAAACACTCAGGAGTAAAGCATTACCTGAAG GTCTGTCTGGAGCACTCGTTCCATCTCCTGGTCAATGGGCAGTTTGAGGATGCCAAGCTTCAGCTGTCCATCGCTGAGAGCTGGAGGTATGGCAAGCAGTCAGCCGGTCAGTCCCAGAGGATTAGGCTGATCCAGGCCTATAGTGGCGTCCTGGATTACTTCATCTGGTGTGACAAGAAAGCCACTGCATCCAGCACAG ATGAGTATGATGCAGCTGTCAACCAAGAAATGCATAGCTACTTCCGACAATCTTCTGTGAACCTGAAGGAGATCATGAAGCTTCCTGGCGTCTGGGATCCTTTTGTTCTGAGTTACATTGAT ATGCTGGAATTCTACAACGATCACGAGGGAGCTGTGAAGGTTCTAAATGACTATGCCTATGACGACAGTTTCCCACCCAATCCCAATGCCCATGTCTACCTAT CGTACATGAAGAAACAGAACCACCCACTGAAGAAACTTCTCAAAGTGCTGAAG ATCCTGCATACATTGGTCCCAAGTCATGAGTTGATGCCGGAATACTGTTCTCTTCTGGTACAGTCGG AGAATGAGGGTGATCTTCAGAAGGCTCTAGGTGTGGTTCTGGATCTCCTGGACTACTCCAGTTGGAGGAGCAACTTGGATGTCTGGAACCATTTGTTGAACATCATCAAGAGACTGAGGATGAC AAAACAATGGCTGAAGATTTTTGCAGAGGAGATGGGGTACAGAAAGGACTGGTGGCTAGCAATACACTTCTCAACATTCCAGGCCAGGAAAGATTCGGCAGAGAATAGAGAGCTACTGGAAGTGAAGAGCTTTGTTGTTGGAGCCTTTTGTCCTCACT ATGCCTCCATGTACTGCGGTGTTGGTAAGGCAGCCCGAAAAGGAGTAACTTCTGAGGCTCGAAAGGCTAAGAGGAATCCTAAACCGCTAAAAAATATAAGAAGGCTCAGGAGAGAAAGGGGACAGCAAAGCCAAGACTGA